A section of the Bifidobacterium sp. ESL0728 genome encodes:
- a CDS encoding ABC transporter permease — protein MAEIATIVRLKWALMWATMRKSVWQTVNFVLTGLIGLALVAGIGVFAWKFGPDPHMPNGINPIDGMRLAMVLLGTVLTLMVVIIQMMLVGGGTSMSAKRFALFGIEDKTLQAGLIAASMAGIPAIIGTVSLIEWAMAYRNLGAGVVVAEVIAAPLAVFTICMLGRMVTSLLDTLVRTKHGQTVLYIVMFLIFLAVLEIPAVLGGAIGGSMADSGRAEISASDVQVSGVIRSMSAVVTVLSFTPLAAAFALPFDVAGGTWGALLIRLVVLAATWALCFAIGLWCLKRERLMTGSEENRSAKVKGIGAFGWMPDSPSGAVSARLVTYLRHDPRQFFMLLMPLLFVVIELVGARGEADFAFSSLILGALFMNLVESNGLAYDGRGFTMQVLAGLRGRDDRIGRVRVYAVFSLAYLAVMALVVMAFTSGWGNESHWMHAFAFFGAAVAFDLVGLGIAESMSCVAIYPVPSIDKPFATPQGRGLAQAVLPLAYFALMFVLVLPLGLVTMLVALNHWSSGFIGLGGIVNGIVVLVLGTWIGGKLLDKRELKILAVLDSMAELQQ, from the coding sequence ATGGCTGAGATTGCAACCATTGTGCGCCTGAAATGGGCGCTGATGTGGGCGACGATGCGCAAATCGGTCTGGCAGACGGTGAATTTCGTCCTGACCGGTCTGATCGGTTTGGCACTCGTTGCTGGCATCGGCGTGTTCGCTTGGAAATTCGGCCCAGACCCACACATGCCCAACGGTATCAATCCCATCGACGGAATGCGCCTTGCCATGGTGCTTTTGGGAACCGTCCTGACACTGATGGTGGTCATCATCCAAATGATGCTGGTCGGCGGCGGCACGTCGATGAGCGCCAAGCGTTTCGCGCTCTTCGGCATCGAAGACAAAACGCTGCAAGCGGGCCTTATCGCCGCAAGTATGGCCGGAATCCCGGCCATTATCGGTACGGTCTCGCTTATCGAATGGGCGATGGCCTACCGCAATCTCGGAGCTGGAGTCGTTGTCGCTGAAGTCATCGCAGCTCCTCTGGCCGTTTTCACCATCTGCATGCTCGGGCGAATGGTCACCTCGCTGCTTGACACGCTGGTGCGCACCAAGCACGGACAGACCGTGCTTTACATCGTCATGTTCCTGATTTTCCTGGCCGTCCTCGAAATACCGGCCGTGTTGGGCGGTGCGATCGGCGGAAGCATGGCGGATAGCGGACGTGCTGAAATTTCAGCCTCCGACGTGCAAGTTTCCGGTGTAATACGTTCGATGTCCGCAGTGGTGACGGTGCTTTCCTTCACGCCACTGGCTGCGGCTTTCGCCTTGCCTTTTGACGTCGCGGGCGGGACGTGGGGAGCGTTGCTTATTCGTTTGGTGGTGTTGGCTGCGACATGGGCCCTCTGTTTCGCAATCGGTCTTTGGTGCCTCAAACGCGAGCGGCTGATGACCGGCAGCGAGGAAAACCGCTCCGCGAAGGTCAAAGGCATCGGAGCTTTCGGTTGGATGCCGGATTCGCCGTCGGGGGCTGTGTCGGCCCGCCTGGTCACTTACCTGCGGCACGACCCTCGCCAGTTCTTCATGCTGCTGATGCCGCTGCTGTTCGTGGTCATCGAGTTGGTCGGCGCTCGAGGCGAGGCTGATTTCGCCTTCTCCTCCCTGATTTTGGGCGCGCTGTTCATGAACCTCGTCGAGAGTAACGGTCTTGCCTACGATGGGCGAGGATTCACGATGCAGGTACTTGCAGGGCTTCGTGGCCGTGATGACAGGATCGGGCGGGTTCGTGTCTATGCCGTGTTCTCGTTGGCGTATTTGGCTGTCATGGCCTTGGTGGTGATGGCGTTCACTTCCGGCTGGGGAAACGAATCCCACTGGATGCACGCGTTCGCTTTCTTTGGCGCCGCCGTCGCGTTCGATCTCGTCGGATTGGGGATTGCCGAGTCTATGTCGTGTGTGGCCATCTATCCGGTGCCGTCAATCGACAAGCCGTTCGCCACGCCACAAGGACGTGGGCTGGCCCAAGCGGTATTGCCCTTGGCCTATTTCGCGCTGATGTTTGTATTGGTGTTGCCCTTGGGCTTGGTGACAATGCTGGTAGCGCTCAATCATTGGTCGTCAGGGTTCATCGGACTGGGCGGTATCGTCAACGGTATCGTCGTATTGGTTCTCGGCACATGGATAGGTGGCAAGTTGCTTGACAAACGTGAGCTCAAGATATTGGCGGTGCTTGATTCCATGGCTGAGCTCCAGCAGTAG
- a CDS encoding DUF6287 domain-containing protein: MSGNQPWNQPDANAAYPGPTNNTAYNAPTSSIPPLPTNVPLPGGAQPPQNGGATPAKPRKSKTRMIVIIAAIVVVLAAIAAGGFYYYSSNSHDAAVSQYGKAVNHLADVKSDLKAAIKQANSDTEDIHKGQVKNPDLFGDYQKALKTAKKLSDAKSPDTIADTSNASAKDLKQATQSLNDLAGKVSGSANDMSNIAKKLVDSKSDADDVLKPIEREVAAAEKQKKANDEEAANSGIDLAQIRHGDYSSLDGTWTNPGGAWMKITNGQLSPQNAFSGTTPPYTLRECGGYESQCMEEEDIPSTEAQLVQGGAYQYNEDSPSVQEILIIAEKNSSLNDVAPFNYASMPDPTNQSKDRIIPIWTGTSQGQEPFCGNSGCAYYRNGGGEASDASKQKLKSKVNTANDDIAKMDEQWEDEAKANFQCRVDVVNGAQKTCPAIGEGDKGRDDSGNSGDAKTSAYVEPNSDSGLTSTPVSVNNPENRGSNHQVVGFSR; the protein is encoded by the coding sequence ATGAGCGGCAATCAGCCTTGGAACCAACCGGATGCGAACGCAGCATATCCGGGTCCGACCAACAACACGGCATACAACGCACCTACCAGCAGCATCCCGCCCCTTCCCACCAACGTTCCCCTGCCCGGCGGTGCGCAACCCCCTCAGAACGGCGGCGCAACGCCAGCCAAACCCCGCAAGAGCAAAACCAGGATGATTGTCATCATCGCAGCCATAGTGGTTGTGCTGGCGGCCATCGCCGCAGGCGGTTTCTATTATTACTCCTCGAATTCCCACGATGCCGCGGTCTCGCAGTATGGCAAGGCGGTCAATCATCTGGCCGACGTCAAATCAGACTTGAAGGCGGCCATCAAACAGGCGAACAGCGATACCGAGGATATCCACAAAGGTCAGGTCAAGAATCCCGACTTGTTTGGCGATTATCAGAAGGCACTGAAAACCGCCAAGAAGCTTTCCGATGCCAAATCTCCTGACACGATTGCAGACACTTCCAACGCCTCCGCCAAAGACCTGAAGCAGGCGACACAATCCCTGAACGATTTGGCCGGCAAAGTCAGCGGCAGCGCCAACGACATGAGCAATATAGCCAAAAAACTGGTCGACTCCAAAAGCGATGCCGACGACGTGCTCAAACCGATCGAACGCGAAGTGGCCGCCGCGGAAAAGCAAAAGAAGGCCAACGACGAAGAGGCGGCCAACAGCGGCATCGACCTTGCACAAATCAGGCACGGAGACTATTCAAGCCTTGACGGCACCTGGACCAACCCGGGCGGGGCCTGGATGAAAATCACCAACGGCCAGCTCTCACCACAAAACGCATTTTCCGGCACCACGCCGCCATACACCCTGAGGGAATGCGGGGGCTATGAGAGCCAATGCATGGAGGAAGAGGACATTCCTTCAACCGAGGCCCAACTCGTGCAGGGCGGCGCCTACCAATACAATGAGGATTCGCCGAGTGTGCAGGAAATACTCATCATCGCCGAAAAGAATTCCTCGCTCAATGATGTTGCGCCTTTCAACTATGCGTCCATGCCCGATCCCACCAATCAATCAAAGGACCGCATCATCCCGATTTGGACGGGAACCAGCCAAGGCCAGGAACCGTTCTGCGGCAATTCCGGCTGCGCCTATTACCGTAACGGTGGCGGTGAAGCCTCGGATGCCTCGAAACAGAAGCTCAAAAGCAAGGTCAATACAGCCAACGATGACATCGCCAAAATGGACGAGCAGTGGGAGGACGAGGCCAAGGCCAACTTCCAATGCCGCGTCGACGTGGTCAACGGGGCCCAGAAAACCTGCCCGGCCATCGGCGAGGGCGACAAGGGCAGAGACGACTCCGGCAATTCCGGCGACGCCAAGACCAGCGCCTACGTCGAGCCAAATTCAGACAGCGGCCTCACCTCGACACCCGTGAGTGTGAACAACCCGGAAAACCGAGGTTCGAACCATCAGGTTGTCGGCTTTTCACGTTGA
- a CDS encoding TIGR00730 family Rossman fold protein — MRGSMIPEQTPDQALLAFPGEDDDNADTDENNVVRGNTSAAQVPKASISGAAARTSKVHGGKDWRHGDPWRVLRIQSEFVEGFDALADLGRALCVFGSARVKESEPEYRQAMRMGEMAAQSGITVITGGGPGIMEAANRGAAEAGGVSVGLGIELPHEEGLNQWVNLGMNFRYFFVRKMMFVKYSSALIVCPGGFGTLDEMFEILTLVQTGKTSPKPVVLFDTQYWKGLFDWVQGPMLDRGLISKDDLKKVQFTDDPDEAVRLAIGGMTK, encoded by the coding sequence ATGCGCGGGTCAATGATTCCCGAGCAGACCCCGGATCAAGCGCTGCTTGCATTCCCCGGTGAGGATGACGACAATGCCGACACGGATGAAAACAACGTTGTGCGCGGAAACACTTCTGCGGCTCAGGTACCGAAAGCGAGCATCTCTGGAGCTGCTGCGCGTACGTCAAAAGTGCATGGCGGCAAGGATTGGCGGCACGGTGACCCCTGGCGTGTGCTGCGTATCCAATCGGAATTCGTGGAAGGATTCGACGCGCTCGCGGATCTGGGCCGTGCGCTGTGTGTGTTCGGTTCCGCGCGAGTCAAAGAGAGCGAGCCGGAGTATCGGCAGGCCATGCGCATGGGCGAAATGGCGGCGCAAAGCGGGATTACGGTCATCACCGGCGGCGGGCCGGGCATCATGGAGGCCGCGAACCGTGGGGCCGCCGAGGCCGGAGGCGTTTCGGTGGGGCTCGGCATCGAGCTGCCGCATGAGGAAGGGCTCAACCAGTGGGTGAACCTCGGGATGAACTTCCGCTACTTTTTCGTGCGCAAGATGATGTTCGTCAAATATTCCTCGGCGCTGATCGTCTGCCCCGGCGGCTTCGGCACCTTGGACGAAATGTTCGAGATTCTGACGCTCGTGCAGACCGGCAAGACCTCGCCCAAGCCGGTGGTGCTGTTCGATACGCAGTATTGGAAGGGGCTTTTTGATTGGGTTCAGGGGCCGATGCTCGACCGCGGGCTGATTTCGAAGGATGATCTCAAGAAAGTTCAGTTCACCGATGATCCCGATGAAGCGGTGCGGCTGGCAATCGGAGGAATGACGAAATAA
- a CDS encoding methyltransferase has product MNKTTYTNMAKVWEMAETHALSLENDVLRKARSDAEKAKLPQGSAAQANLLRFITRTLNATSIISVGTGSIVEALQLVEGLGGAGQLTAVDSSARGITMIRSLFADISDSVENRTTLRAVNTSPTVFLPRLNAGTYDLIVVSGVASNYAPSFTEAANLLKVGGRIVFTDMSGLAYPGDGKPDAMRALLATVEDDKRFEQALTPTGTGMLVAVKR; this is encoded by the coding sequence ATGAATAAGACGACATACACGAATATGGCCAAGGTTTGGGAAATGGCCGAAACCCACGCGCTGAGCCTCGAAAATGACGTATTGCGCAAGGCCCGTTCGGACGCGGAAAAAGCCAAGCTGCCCCAAGGCTCTGCGGCTCAGGCCAATCTGCTGCGTTTTATCACACGCACACTCAACGCGACCTCCATCATCAGCGTCGGCACCGGCTCGATCGTCGAAGCCCTGCAACTGGTGGAGGGCCTGGGTGGTGCCGGACAGCTGACGGCCGTGGATTCCTCCGCCCGCGGCATCACCATGATCCGCAGTCTTTTCGCCGATATCTCCGATTCTGTGGAAAACCGAACCACTTTGCGTGCGGTCAACACCTCCCCGACTGTTTTCCTGCCGCGCCTCAACGCCGGAACCTACGACCTCATCGTCGTTTCCGGCGTCGCCTCGAATTATGCACCATCCTTCACGGAAGCGGCAAATCTTCTGAAAGTCGGCGGACGCATCGTTTTCACGGATATGTCAGGCCTCGCCTACCCGGGTGACGGCAAACCGGACGCCATGCGCGCGCTGCTCGCCACCGTCGAGGACGACAAGCGCTTCGAACAGGCGTTGACCCCGACGGGCACCGGCATGCTGGTCGCCGTCAAACGCTGA
- a CDS encoding 2Fe-2S iron-sulfur cluster-binding protein — MSEDAMHDMNVTIRVHRFAPKAEPDRARRRSSSPFAGKARGGSPFGSSPSRRRIRGKHFTQDYIVVSQPGQTVLDCLLDIKRNIDPTLAFRYSCGHGICGSDAVSINGTPALLCTAKVENFAKPPVSNQNNDANPSANEGFRSTADTDTQDLADKNATDAKPGKSLGNNADSHTRFDTGSCENANNSNDASNRSDSSDSDNPNNSNNHNNPDNPNGMRDSMANQGSTSSIGIIEIAPLPGFPVLRDLIVDIDQMMNQIKKLEPYLKADGKLATTEDGKIDMFEYLQKPEELKRYELLSNCISCGVCEGSCPVYAGGEAFVGPAALIAESRFINDSRDKATDERLDAIATADGITACQSVRACSRECPRGIDVGEEMWQLTERVKNRQG; from the coding sequence ATGAGTGAAGATGCAATGCATGATATGAATGTGACCATCCGGGTCCATCGGTTCGCCCCGAAAGCGGAACCCGACCGCGCCCGCCGCCGTTCCTCCAGCCCGTTCGCCGGCAAGGCCCGAGGCGGCAGCCCATTCGGCTCCTCACCGTCACGCCGCCGGATACGCGGCAAACATTTCACTCAGGATTACATCGTGGTTTCACAACCCGGGCAGACCGTGCTCGACTGCCTGCTCGACATCAAACGCAACATCGACCCGACACTGGCGTTCCGCTATTCCTGCGGTCACGGTATCTGCGGTTCCGATGCGGTGTCGATCAATGGCACGCCGGCGCTGCTGTGCACCGCCAAGGTCGAGAACTTCGCAAAGCCGCCGGTCTCGAACCAGAACAATGACGCGAATCCCTCGGCTAACGAAGGATTCCGCTCGACAGCCGACACAGACACCCAGGACTTGGCAGACAAGAACGCAACCGACGCAAAACCCGGCAAGTCTCTGGGCAACAACGCCGATTCACACACAAGATTCGACACCGGCAGTTGCGAAAATGCCAACAACTCCAATGACGCCAGCAACCGCAGTGACTCCAGCGATTCCGACAATCCCAACAATTCCAATAACCACAACAATCCCGACAATCCCAACGGCATGCGTGATTCCATGGCGAATCAGGGCAGCACATCAAGCATTGGCATCATCGAAATCGCTCCGCTCCCCGGTTTCCCCGTACTGCGCGACCTCATCGTCGACATCGACCAGATGATGAACCAGATCAAAAAGCTCGAACCGTACCTGAAAGCAGACGGCAAGCTGGCCACCACCGAGGACGGCAAAATCGACATGTTCGAATACCTGCAAAAGCCCGAAGAACTCAAACGTTACGAGCTTTTGAGCAACTGCATCTCGTGCGGGGTTTGCGAAGGCAGCTGCCCGGTCTATGCCGGCGGCGAGGCGTTCGTCGGCCCGGCCGCGCTGATTGCCGAGTCCCGTTTCATCAATGATTCCAGAGACAAAGCGACCGACGAACGGCTCGATGCCATCGCCACCGCCGACGGCATCACCGCCTGCCAGTCCGTTCGCGCCTGCAGCCGCGAATGCCCCCGCGGCATCGATGTCGGCGAGGAAATGTGGCAACTCACCGAACGAGTCAAGAACAGGCAAGGCTAG
- a CDS encoding FAD-binding protein, with amino-acid sequence MSPEQIEDMYDAVIIGAGAAGLSAALGILRSDEITEMRAEGRNPKLLVISKLQALRSHTGSAEGGIAASLGNVERDDWRWHYYDTVKGGDWLADQDAVKILAQYAPQTVVNLERSGVAFSRTEDGHIAQRKFGGHTKDYGKAPVRRAAYAADRIGHQILYALWQQCVGAGVQFAEEWYVTDLVLNNDKDKACGVVAFDTHTGKTHAIASRNVLMATGGAGRLFHTTSNSWDLTGDGMALALKAGLQLEDSEFVQFHPTGLAHTGILLSEASRGEGGILRNADGEAFMARYAPEHKDLAARDVVSRSIMAEVDAGRGVADPKEPDGPEDCVWLDMTGIDKKHMQEVLPQVVETIRDYAGLDPSKDWVAVKPTAHYTMGGIPITTSGEVYRWEDGKRNIVEGLYAAGECSCVSVHGANRLGGNSLLDACLFGTRAGESIATKLVANSSMNKVNSSIIDNKNNGRSVLEDTTEAIATSGQTESNAASGQERCHNLVEKAARKREQYIQNLLQSSQSGDSATKAGIGGKNTDNQPDADVTAPASVADTDSAEKTASSGEGMSAVANQANDNPYRLLADLGTTMEHAVAVRCDAQSISEAQRTIANELIPRAEALRSHSESSTFNQELTAIFEINNLMTLAQAMLDASSARHESRGAFARTDFPKRDDEHFLTHSMADTNGKITWQPVHIVDMPPKAREY; translated from the coding sequence ATGAGTCCAGAGCAAATCGAAGACATGTATGATGCGGTGATTATCGGCGCGGGGGCGGCCGGATTGTCGGCGGCACTGGGAATCCTGCGAAGCGATGAAATCACGGAAATGAGGGCGGAAGGCCGCAATCCCAAGCTCTTGGTCATTTCGAAACTGCAGGCGTTGCGCTCGCACACCGGCTCGGCGGAAGGCGGCATCGCGGCGAGCCTCGGCAACGTCGAGCGCGACGATTGGCGCTGGCATTATTACGACACCGTCAAGGGCGGCGATTGGCTGGCCGACCAGGACGCTGTCAAAATACTGGCACAATACGCCCCGCAGACCGTGGTCAACCTTGAGCGTAGCGGCGTAGCCTTCTCGCGAACCGAAGACGGTCACATCGCCCAACGCAAGTTCGGCGGGCATACCAAGGACTATGGCAAGGCTCCAGTGCGACGTGCGGCCTATGCGGCCGACCGTATCGGCCATCAGATTCTCTATGCGCTGTGGCAACAATGCGTCGGCGCGGGAGTGCAGTTCGCCGAGGAATGGTACGTCACCGATCTGGTCTTGAACAACGACAAAGACAAGGCTTGCGGCGTGGTCGCGTTCGACACCCACACCGGCAAAACTCACGCCATCGCCTCCCGCAACGTCTTGATGGCCACGGGCGGCGCCGGGCGGCTGTTCCACACAACCTCGAATTCTTGGGATTTGACCGGTGACGGCATGGCGTTGGCACTGAAGGCCGGCTTGCAGCTTGAGGATTCGGAATTCGTGCAGTTCCACCCCACCGGGCTTGCACACACCGGAATCCTTCTTTCCGAGGCCTCACGCGGCGAAGGCGGTATCCTGCGCAATGCCGACGGCGAAGCGTTCATGGCCCGCTATGCCCCGGAACACAAGGATCTGGCGGCACGCGACGTGGTCAGCCGTTCCATCATGGCCGAAGTCGATGCCGGTCGAGGCGTTGCCGACCCGAAGGAGCCGGATGGCCCCGAAGACTGCGTCTGGCTGGACATGACGGGAATCGACAAGAAGCATATGCAGGAAGTGCTGCCTCAAGTGGTCGAAACCATCCGAGATTACGCAGGTCTTGACCCCAGCAAGGATTGGGTGGCCGTGAAGCCTACGGCCCATTACACGATGGGCGGCATCCCCATCACCACCAGCGGTGAGGTCTACCGTTGGGAAGATGGCAAACGCAATATCGTCGAGGGCCTGTACGCAGCCGGCGAATGCTCTTGCGTGAGTGTTCACGGCGCGAACCGTCTGGGCGGCAACAGCCTGCTCGACGCCTGCCTGTTCGGCACGCGTGCCGGTGAATCCATCGCCACAAAGCTCGTTGCGAACAGTAGTATGAACAAAGTAAATTCATCAATAATCGATAACAAAAACAATGGTCGCAGCGTGCTTGAAGATACCACCGAAGCCATTGCAACATCGGGACAAACAGAATCAAACGCCGCAAGCGGACAGGAGCGGTGCCACAATCTGGTCGAGAAAGCAGCGAGAAAACGGGAACAATACATACAAAACCTGCTGCAATCCTCCCAATCCGGCGATTCGGCCACAAAGGCAGGGATTGGCGGTAAAAATACCGATAACCAGCCAGACGCAGATGTAACGGCTCCGGCGTCAGTCGCAGACACGGACTCCGCAGAAAAAACGGCTTCGTCCGGTGAAGGCATGTCGGCAGTAGCCAATCAAGCCAACGACAACCCTTATCGACTGCTGGCCGACCTTGGCACAACGATGGAACACGCGGTGGCGGTGCGCTGCGATGCGCAAAGCATCAGCGAAGCACAACGAACAATCGCCAACGAACTGATCCCCCGCGCAGAAGCGCTGCGCTCACATTCGGAAAGCTCCACCTTCAACCAGGAGCTGACGGCCATCTTCGAGATTAACAATCTCATGACGCTGGCACAGGCGATGCTCGATGCCTCGTCGGCAAGGCACGAGTCGCGTGGGGCGTTCGCCCGCACCGATTTCCCGAAACGCGATGACGAGCATTTCCTGACCCATTCGATGGCTGACACAAACGGCAAGATCACCTGGCAACCGGTTCATATCGTCGATATGCCGCCGAAGGCACGCGAATATTAG
- a CDS encoding MGMT family protein yields the protein MSTTFNARVYDVVRKIPEGKVATYGQVAALAGNPRNARFVGYALHSNPEPGVIPCHRVVFRDGSLAPGFAFGGPDRQRELLEDEGVTFLPPAPKHENAGEDGWVVDLKRCQWQC from the coding sequence ATGAGCACAACATTCAACGCACGTGTCTACGATGTCGTCCGGAAGATACCGGAGGGCAAAGTGGCCACGTACGGCCAGGTGGCGGCGCTCGCGGGCAATCCACGCAACGCGAGGTTCGTGGGTTACGCCCTGCATTCCAATCCTGAGCCGGGCGTGATCCCGTGCCATCGCGTGGTGTTCCGCGACGGCTCGCTTGCTCCGGGATTTGCTTTCGGCGGACCCGATCGTCAACGTGAGTTGCTTGAGGACGAAGGCGTGACGTTTCTGCCTCCTGCGCCCAAACACGAGAACGCCGGGGAAGACGGTTGGGTGGTTGATTTGAAGCGTTGCCAGTGGCAGTGCTGA
- a CDS encoding DNA-processing protein DprA, giving the protein MMSDSTTGSSTIRPATIDDDTLARAILTFCIDSADALLFATIKGAGDAVTALRLIADEKSGTRNRNKLDEVFATGTAKWGRKVNTRGMGSFRHGLERWRERLHQLPSNDKKELEDFFTVNGSQWIIGPTSPYWPAQLDDLSIRKDWASPLCLWGIGDPGALASCPQPLAVVGSRGADDYGRYVAKTIAGKAAEQGHLVVSGGAFGIDAAAHWGALNAMSDLGENESGRTVAVFAGGLNHIGPERNQPLFDRIKANGGALISELCPNTIPEARRFLLRNRIIAALASTVVVAQARSRSGALNTANWAAELGREVYAAPGNINIPGNTGCNWLIRDHRAIILTSVNAIDEICHKGHAPKLIHTDGNKSSTLNDKTIRNQTEMPTSPPPAIAGKDNHECIDPSQRQSNASDTNQGHPTLQVPLPSGAETSRSEQENVAARHDAPKQSTSQPSVSKAEPTAAQHEVLTAIRRCRRQGDAATHEAVLSMLNTPRSTGKHQSGMKNPAGSAQEKPVSWDIGRLESELGEMELLGLIRLEAGTIRIVTTKAMKPSD; this is encoded by the coding sequence ATGATGAGCGACAGCACAACCGGTTCCTCTACAATTCGGCCTGCAACCATCGATGACGACACATTGGCACGGGCCATCCTGACCTTCTGTATCGACAGCGCCGACGCCCTGCTCTTCGCCACCATCAAAGGTGCCGGCGATGCCGTCACCGCCTTGCGTCTTATCGCCGACGAAAAAAGTGGTACCCGCAACCGCAACAAGCTGGATGAAGTATTTGCCACCGGCACGGCCAAATGGGGACGAAAAGTCAACACACGTGGAATGGGCTCGTTCCGTCACGGGTTGGAACGCTGGCGCGAACGGCTGCACCAGCTGCCCTCAAACGACAAAAAAGAGCTTGAAGACTTTTTCACCGTCAACGGCTCGCAATGGATCATCGGACCGACCAGCCCCTACTGGCCTGCCCAGCTCGACGATCTTTCCATCAGAAAAGACTGGGCATCCCCACTATGCCTTTGGGGCATCGGCGATCCCGGGGCTTTGGCAAGTTGTCCACAGCCGTTGGCTGTCGTAGGTTCCCGCGGAGCGGACGATTACGGACGGTACGTGGCCAAGACCATCGCCGGAAAAGCCGCGGAACAAGGGCATCTGGTGGTCTCCGGCGGCGCCTTCGGCATCGATGCCGCAGCACACTGGGGAGCGTTGAATGCCATGAGCGACCTCGGCGAAAACGAAAGCGGACGAACCGTAGCCGTCTTCGCCGGAGGCCTCAACCATATCGGTCCCGAACGCAACCAGCCATTATTCGACCGAATCAAAGCCAACGGCGGAGCCCTCATCAGCGAACTGTGCCCGAACACGATTCCCGAAGCAAGACGGTTCCTTCTGCGCAACCGCATCATCGCGGCTCTGGCCTCCACCGTCGTCGTGGCGCAGGCAAGAAGCCGCTCAGGAGCCCTCAATACGGCCAATTGGGCGGCAGAGCTGGGACGCGAAGTCTACGCCGCTCCCGGCAATATCAATATCCCCGGCAACACCGGCTGCAACTGGCTGATCCGCGACCATCGCGCCATCATCCTCACCTCGGTCAACGCCATCGACGAGATCTGCCATAAAGGCCATGCACCAAAATTAATACACACCGATGGCAATAAATCATCAACATTGAATGACAAAACGATACGAAATCAAACGGAAATGCCGACATCTCCCCCACCCGCCATCGCCGGAAAGGATAACCATGAATGTATTGACCCATCACAACGGCAATCCAATGCTTCAGATACCAACCAGGGGCACCCAACTTTGCAAGTCCCCTTGCCAAGCGGTGCCGAGACTTCGCGGTCTGAGCAAGAAAACGTTGCGGCAAGACATGACGCGCCCAAACAATCCACATCACAACCCTCGGTGTCCAAGGCCGAACCCACCGCCGCACAACATGAGGTGCTGACCGCCATCCGCCGTTGCCGAAGGCAGGGCGACGCGGCCACACACGAGGCCGTTCTTTCGATGCTCAACACTCCGCGTTCTACCGGCAAACATCAATCGGGGATGAAAAACCCTGCCGGCTCCGCGCAAGAAAAGCCCGTCTCATGGGATATCGGCAGATTGGAAAGCGAACTCGGGGAAATGGAACTGCTTGGACTGATACGTCTGGAAGCGGGAACGATACGCATCGTTACCACAAAAGCCATGAAACCGAGCGACTAG